The stretch of DNA AGGTGTGCGGCGAGCAGGTCCGGGTGGTCGTCGAGTCCGCACGCGGCGAGGACGTCCGCGAAGCGGGTGCTCTCGCAGTCGCCGTTGCGGCAGCGGGACCACAGCTGCTCGTCGACCTCGGCGAGCCGGACGGCGAGTTCGGCGACGTCGTGGGCCGGGTCGACCGCAGCGGCGGCGGCCGCGACCGCCTTCCAGGTGCCCGGGATGTCCATCGGACGCCAGCGCGTCAGCGTCCCGCCCCAGTCGAAGATGACGGCGTCGAGCCCGGCGGGCGCCCCGTTCGGCGCGGCGGTCATGCGGTCCCCTCCCCGGTGGCTCCGTGTGTGCGTCCCCCCACGATCATGCCCGTCGTCATGCGCTGACGATCGAGCGCACGGCGGCGACGGCCGCCGGCAGCGCGACCTCGCTGCGGGTCCCGGCCCGCCGGTCCCGGATCTCGACCAGGCCCGCGGCCAGGCCGCGCCCGACCACGACGATCACCGGCAGGCCGAGCAGTTCGGCGTCGGCGAACTTCACCCCCGCCGAGACCGCGGCCCGGTCGTCGATCAGGACGCGCAGCCCGGCCGCCCCGGCCTCGGCCGCGAGCCGCTCCGCCGCGGCGGCGACCCCCTCGGCGCGGCCCGCGGCCACCAGGTGGACGTCCGCCGGGGCCGCGGCCGGCGGCCAGCAGATCCCCGCCTCGTCGTGGTGCTGCTCGACGATCGCCCCGATCAACCGGGTGACGCCGAGGGCGTAGCTGCCGACGGCCACCCGCTCGTTGCGGCCGTCGCGGCCGAGCACGACCACCCCGGTCGGTCCGGCGCGGCGGCCCAGTCGGGCGATCCGCGCGACGGCGATGCCCTGGTGCAGCCGCAGCCGGCCACCGCAGGCCGGGCACGGGTCGTCGTCGCGGACGTGGACGAGGTCGACGTACCGCTCCGGGGCGAAGTCGCGCCCGGCGACGAGGTTGCGCACGTGCCGCCCCGGGGCGTTCGCGCCGGTCACCCAGGCCGTCCCGGGCGCGATGCGCGGGTCCGCGAGATACCGGAACGCCTTGCCGGCGAGGCCCTGCGGCCCGATGTAGCCGCGGACGAGGCCCGGGTGCTCGGCGAAGTCCGCGTCGGTGAACAACTCCACCCGCGCCGGGGCCAGCGCCGCCTCGACGCGGGCCAGGTCCACCTCCCGGTCACCCGGGACACCGACCGCGACCACCTCGCGCGTCCCGTCCGGGGCCGTCGCCGTCAGGAGCAGGTTCTTCAGCGTCGCCGACGTCGGGACGCCGAGCCGGTCGGCGAGGGACTCGATCGTCGGGGTGTCCGGGGTGTCGACCTCCTCGGGCGCGGGCGCCGGACCCCGGGACCGGATGGCCTCGATCGGCAACTCCCCCGCCCGCACCGCGGCCGACGCCGCGGCGTAGTCGCAGGCGCCGCAGGTGACGTAGACGTCCTCGCCGGTCTCGGTCGCCGCGAGGAAGTGCTCCGCGTGCTCCCCGGCCCCGGCGGGGGCGGCCACGATCCGGTAGTCGAGCCCGACCCGCTCGAGCAGACGCATGTAGAGCGCCCGGTGGCGGTTGTAGGCGGACTGCAGCCCGTCGGAGTCGATGTCGAACGACCAGGCGTGGTGGGCGACGTACTCCCGGGCGCGCAGCAGGCCACCGCGCGGCCGCGACTCCTCCCGCACCACGGGCTGGATCTGGAACAGCGTCACCGGCAGGTCGCGGTAGGACGAGATCTCGGCCCGCAGCAGCGCGAGAACGCCGGCGAGCCGGTCCGGGTCGGCAACCGGCAGCGCGACCTCCTGGCCGCCGATCGCGGCCAGCTCCGTGCGCAGCACGTGCTCGACCGCGTCGAGGACCCGGCGCCCGAGCGGCAGCCAGGCGTGGACGCCGGGCGCGGCGCGGCGCAGGTACCCGGCGCGGACGAGCAGCCGGTGGTTGGCGGCCTCGGAGTCCGAGGGGTCCTCACGCAGGGTGCGCAGGAAGAGCTGCGAGAGCCGCAGCGGCGGGGTGTTCACCGCGCCGGTCCGGGAGGCCGAGCAGGGCGACCCGGCTACGGGCGCAGGCCCGTGATGGAGGACGGCGGCGTCGGCGGCTCGTGCGAGCCGGTGTCGTGCCGCGCCTCCTCCTCGGCCCGTCGGCTCGCGCGGGTCCAGCGGCCCGGCATCGGCGGCGGGAGGTTGTCCTCCTCCAGCGCGGTGCCGTCGGCCGCGGCCGGGCCCGTCTGCGCCGGGCCGGAGTCCACGACGATCGGCTTCGGGTGCTTCTCGGCCCACCACGAGCCGATCCAGTCGCCGAGGTAGACGCCGACGATCGTGTAGCCGAGCAGCAGCACGGCGGACCAGCCGTCCTCCTGCGACAGCCGGATCACGACGGTCGGCCAGGCGAGGACGACCGCCCACAGGATCGGCACGGACGGCCGGATCAGGCCGAAGGGCAGGGACGCGGCGATCAGCAGCGTCCCGAGCAGGTAGGCGTTCGGGGTGTCGTCGATCAGCGGTACGGCCGCGACCAGCAGGCCGACCGACGCCGCCGCCAACCACAACAGGGCCAGCATCGTCTTGGGGTTCATGCCCTCGCGCACCGGAAACTCCCACCGCCGGTCGTCGAACCAGCCTCGAACTGCTGTACCGCCTCAGCCTAGGCGTGCGACGGGGGTTCCGCGGGGATCTGACCGAGTTCGGCGCAGAACGGGTGATCCGCCGAACGGGTGCCCGCAGAAGGGTGCTACGCCGAACGGGCCGGGTCGGCCTGTCGGACGGCGAGCGGCAGCGGGGCCGCCATCAGCGCGTAGCCCTGCGACGAGGTCCCGAACCGGAACCCGGTGATCAGGTCCACGAAGCCGAGCCCGCGGTAGAGCCGCCGGGCGCGGGTCTCCCCGTCGTAGGTCGACAGCAGCGCGGTCGGGTTGCCGACGCCGGAGAGCAGCGTCGTCAGCAGCGTCAGTCCGAGGCCCTGGCCGTGGTACTCGGGCCGGACGTGCAGTTCGGTGACCGCGTAGGCATCGGCGATCCACGGTCCGTAGCCGGCCGCCCGCAGCGACGGGCTGATCTGGTCGAACCACCACTGGCCGCTGCGGCAGGCGGCGCCGTACGCGAACCCGACCAGCTTGTCCTCGCCGTCGGAGGTGTCGAACGCCCCGAACGCGCGGAAGCCGGGGTGGACGGTGTGCCGTGCGTAGACCGCGACGCGGTCCGGCGACACCGGGCCGAGCGCCACGGATTGCACAGCCGCCGCGTCCGCCGCCCGGGCCCGCAGGTCCAGCGGCGCGATCGTCACCACCACACGGTCCTCCTGGCCGGCGTCAGAACAGCACCGAGGCGAAGGTACCGACCTGGCGGAACCCGACGCGCCGGTACGTGGCCAGCGCCGCGGTGTTGAAGTCGTTCACGTAGAGGCTGACGGTCGGGGCGATCCCGGCCCGGGCGAGCTCCACGACCGCCGCGACGCCCGGGGCCGCGAGGCCCTGCCGCCGGTGGGCGGGATCCACCCAGACCCCCTGCACCTGGCAGACCGCCGGGGTGGCCGCCCCCACCTCGGCCTTGAACAGGACCTGGTCGTTCTCGATCCGGGCGAACGCGCGGCCCGCGTCGACGAGCTCGGCAATCCGGCACCGGTAGAGCAGGCCGCCGTCGCCGCCGAGC from Sporichthya brevicatena encodes:
- a CDS encoding YbaK/EbsC family protein, translating into MNTPPLRLSQLFLRTLREDPSDSEAANHRLLVRAGYLRRAAPGVHAWLPLGRRVLDAVEHVLRTELAAIGGQEVALPVADPDRLAGVLALLRAEISSYRDLPVTLFQIQPVVREESRPRGGLLRAREYVAHHAWSFDIDSDGLQSAYNRHRALYMRLLERVGLDYRIVAAPAGAGEHAEHFLAATETGEDVYVTCGACDYAAASAAVRAGELPIEAIRSRGPAPAPEEVDTPDTPTIESLADRLGVPTSATLKNLLLTATAPDGTREVVAVGVPGDREVDLARVEAALAPARVELFTDADFAEHPGLVRGYIGPQGLAGKAFRYLADPRIAPGTAWVTGANAPGRHVRNLVAGRDFAPERYVDLVHVRDDDPCPACGGRLRLHQGIAVARIARLGRRAGPTGVVVLGRDGRNERVAVGSYALGVTRLIGAIVEQHHDEAGICWPPAAAPADVHLVAAGRAEGVAAAAERLAAEAGAAGLRVLIDDRAAVSAGVKFADAELLGLPVIVVVGRGLAAGLVEIRDRRAGTRSEVALPAAVAAVRSIVSA
- a CDS encoding GNAT family N-acetyltransferase, whose translation is MTIAPLDLRARAADAAAVQSVALGPVSPDRVAVYARHTVHPGFRAFGAFDTSDGEDKLVGFAYGAACRSGQWWFDQISPSLRAAGYGPWIADAYAVTELHVRPEYHGQGLGLTLLTTLLSGVGNPTALLSTYDGETRARRLYRGLGFVDLITGFRFGTSSQGYALMAAPLPLAVRQADPARSA